DNA from Rhodobacteraceae bacterium M382:
CAGGATCTGGTTGCTTCGGGGTGTGATGGCATCACCACCAATTGTGGCTTTCTGGCGCTGGTTCAGGACGATCTGCGCGCGGCGTTGGGCGTTCCGGTGGCGACCTCATCGCTCATGCAGGTGCCGATGGTCCAGGCGCTGTTGCCTCCGGGCAAGAAGGTGGTGATTTTGACAATCTCCAAGGCAACCCTGAGCGACGCCCACCTGCGCGCTGCCAATGTGCCTGCGGATACACCGGTCTATGGCACCGATGGCGGAACCGTCTTTACCCGCGACATCCTCGGGGACGCAGCCGAAATCGACTTTGCCGCCTGCCGCCAGGACATGCTGGATGCAGCGGACGAGATCATGGCCAATGAACCCGACGTGGGCGCCATCGTGCTGGAGTGTACCAATATGGTTCCCTACGCGGCTGATGTGCGCAAACGCACCGGGTTGCCGGTCTATTCGATCGAGAGCTTTGTCAGTTGGTTTCAGGCCGGGCTGATGCCGCGCCGTTACCCTCTGGATCTGGATGATCCGCGGCGATAACAGCAAAACAGCCCCCACATGGGCGGCACTGTCGCGGACACATTGGGGAAACATCGGAGACACATCGGGGACACATGGGGAGGGGGACATCGGGGGAGAGCCCCCTATTTCAACGTCGCCTCCATCCCCGCCACGCAAAACGTCAACAACACCTTGTCATCCGGGCTGCGCAGACGCGGACCTTCGCCGCCCAGCGCCTCGATCCGCCACGCCGACGTCACCTGCGCCAACAGCGCCGCGACGGAATAGGTGAACCCGGCTGAAACCCGCCGCTTGGACACCCGCGGATAGAGCGCGGCAATTTCATCGACAAATTGCTGCGCAACGGGGTCGAAACACACCATCGCCAGCGATCGCCACCGGGTGTCAGCCGACACATAGGCCACCAGACGGGCATAGGCCATCCATTGCGCCCCCCCGGTCCGCGCCAGCTCCAGATAGGGCAGCAGGAAACACTCCATGATTGCCGGCACATCCAGATCCCCCACTGCCCTGCGACCGGCCAGCGCCTCCAGCCGACGCCGGGACAGCTCATCCGCGCGCCGTGCAACCACCACATGGAACAAGGCCGCCTTGTTGCCCGCGTGATGCGACACCAACCCCACCTGAACCTGGGCCTCTACCGCAATGTCGCGCATCGACGTGCCATCAAACCCGCGCTCTGCAAACAGCCGCTCGGCCGCATCCAGGATCCGCGCCCGGGTTTGCAACGACCGCTGTGACGGGGCGCGCTGGCGTTGTTTGTCTGGTCCAGCGTCCGAATTCATGACTCTGCCTTGCATTATTTTGAACGCTCGTACAATCTAAGGAAAAATTGGCGGAGGGGCAATGTCAGATTATTCAGACCGATATGCGTTGATCGGCGCGGGCCCCATGGGGTTGGCCATGGCCAAGGTCCTGCTTGAACAGGGGATCTCGTTTCAGGGGTTCGAACTGCATTCGGATGTCGGTGGCCTGTGGGACATCGATTCCCCCCGGTCCACGATGTACGACAGCGCGCATCTGATTTCGTCCAAACACATGACCGAATTCACCGATTTTCCGATGCGGCCAGACACGGCCGAATACCCGTCGCACCACGCCCTCAAGCACTATTTCCACGACTTTGCCGACCACTTTGACCTGCGCCGCCATTATCACTTTGATGCCGAAGTCACCCGGATAGAACCGCTGGGCGGCGACGGTGATGGCTGGGCTGTCCACTGGTGCGATGCAGACGGGGACCATCAGGAGATTTTTGCCGGGGTGATGATCGCGAACGGAACGCTCAGCGAACCCAATCTGCCCCGGTTCAAAGGCCAGTTTGACGGAGAACTGATTCACGCATCGCAATATCGCGCACCATCCCAGTTCGATGGCAAACGCGTGCTGGTGGTCGGGGCCGGAAACTCGGGCTGCGACATTGCGGTCGATGCCATTCACCACGGCACCCGCTGCGACCTGTCAATGCGCCGCGGCTATTACTTTGTCCCAAAATACGTCTTTGGCCGCCCGGCCGACACCATGGGGGGTGCCATCAAGCTGCCGATGTGGCTGAAACGCAAGGTCGACGGGATGATCCTGAAATGGTTTGTCGGCGATCCGCAGAAATACGGCTTTCCCAAGCCCGATTATGCGCTGTACGAAAGCCACCCTGTGGTGAACTCGCTGGTGCTGTACCACGCCGGGCATGGGGACCTGACAATTCGCCCTGACATCGACCACCTGGATGGCAAAACCGTTGTGTTTCGCGATGGTCAGACCGGCGAATACGACATGATCCTGGCCGCCACAGGCTACAAGCTGCACTATCCGTTCATCGACCACAGCCTGCTGAACTGGCAGGGCGATGCCCCCCATCTGTATCTTAACGCGATGCATCCCCA
Protein-coding regions in this window:
- a CDS encoding aspartate/glutamate racemase family protein, which translates into the protein MSTLSSTFGGGKTVYGASVGILMLETRFPRIPGDMGNALTWPFPVQYRVVRGASPDKVVRGNPKDLLDIFVEAGQDLVASGCDGITTNCGFLALVQDDLRAALGVPVATSSLMQVPMVQALLPPGKKVVILTISKATLSDAHLRAANVPADTPVYGTDGGTVFTRDILGDAAEIDFAACRQDMLDAADEIMANEPDVGAIVLECTNMVPYAADVRKRTGLPVYSIESFVSWFQAGLMPRRYPLDLDDPRR
- a CDS encoding TetR family transcriptional regulator, whose protein sequence is MNSDAGPDKQRQRAPSQRSLQTRARILDAAERLFAERGFDGTSMRDIAVEAQVQVGLVSHHAGNKAALFHVVVARRADELSRRRLEALAGRRAVGDLDVPAIMECFLLPYLELARTGGAQWMAYARLVAYVSADTRWRSLAMVCFDPVAQQFVDEIAALYPRVSKRRVSAGFTYSVAALLAQVTSAWRIEALGGEGPRLRSPDDKVLLTFCVAGMEATLK
- a CDS encoding NAD(P)-binding domain-containing protein, with the translated sequence MSDYSDRYALIGAGPMGLAMAKVLLEQGISFQGFELHSDVGGLWDIDSPRSTMYDSAHLISSKHMTEFTDFPMRPDTAEYPSHHALKHYFHDFADHFDLRRHYHFDAEVTRIEPLGGDGDGWAVHWCDADGDHQEIFAGVMIANGTLSEPNLPRFKGQFDGELIHASQYRAPSQFDGKRVLVVGAGNSGCDIAVDAIHHGTRCDLSMRRGYYFVPKYVFGRPADTMGGAIKLPMWLKRKVDGMILKWFVGDPQKYGFPKPDYALYESHPVVNSLVLYHAGHGDLTIRPDIDHLDGKTVVFRDGQTGEYDMILAATGYKLHYPFIDHSLLNWQGDAPHLYLNAMHPHRDDLFVLGMVEASGLGWQGRHEQAEMVARYITGLRNNHPQAQALHSEKSAGFQRATGGMAYLDVPRMAYYVDKATYRTAVTRWIKRLASPGPTRHAPQNAVEATQ